One window of the Chryseobacterium camelliae genome contains the following:
- a CDS encoding DUF4394 domain-containing protein — MKKLSYFGTMLLASLTLLSCNDNEEGTNSPASNPGPDLMVYGITANNELVSFNASNPSSFSSKNTITGIGSGEKLMSVDFRPATGELYAVSNASKIYIINTASFSARAVSSTAFSPAVSGSIVSIDFNPTVDRIRLVSNTGQNLRINPETGVTAATDSNINGSGMPSVTGIAYTNSKSGASSTILYDIDAASGKLFKQDPPNNGTLVEVGSLGFTFSGQAAFDINPGNTAALMAVQAGNQNILYTLDLTSGKASNIGTLPQTVIDLAIPTDPVAYAVDNSNNLQIFNPNNPMPVSKSMTGMQSGESIVGIDFRPANGQLYAMGSSSRMYTVNLGTGTLTAVGSSAFSTQLSGTDFGFDFNPTVDRIRVVSNTGQNLRLNPNDGTISAVDLTINPGTPAVSAAAYTNNIAGATATTLFVIDHNTDKLYQQTPPNNGVLVETGPLGINISSANGFDIGSMSQKAYLMATVNGATKIYTVNTTTGAATAVSDYPNSVKAFTIGLGF; from the coding sequence ATGAAAAAACTATCCTACTTCGGTACCATGCTTCTGGCCTCTTTGACTCTGCTATCCTGTAATGATAATGAAGAGGGTACCAATTCACCGGCCTCAAATCCGGGACCTGATCTTATGGTATACGGGATTACCGCCAATAATGAACTGGTTTCCTTCAATGCATCAAACCCGTCCAGCTTTTCTTCCAAAAATACCATTACCGGGATCGGGTCCGGAGAGAAACTGATGAGTGTGGATTTCAGGCCTGCTACAGGAGAACTGTATGCGGTTTCCAATGCGAGTAAGATCTATATCATCAATACCGCTTCGTTTTCGGCAAGAGCCGTGAGCAGTACGGCTTTCAGCCCGGCTGTTTCAGGAAGCATTGTCTCTATTGATTTCAACCCGACGGTTGACCGTATCCGCCTGGTGAGCAATACAGGACAAAACCTTCGGATTAACCCTGAAACCGGTGTTACGGCTGCCACAGACAGCAATATTAACGGATCAGGAATGCCTTCCGTTACCGGTATTGCCTATACCAACAGCAAATCCGGGGCTTCTTCAACAATTTTATATGATATTGATGCGGCATCAGGAAAACTGTTCAAACAGGATCCGCCCAATAACGGAACCTTAGTGGAAGTAGGCAGCCTTGGCTTCACATTCTCAGGACAGGCCGCTTTTGATATCAACCCCGGCAATACCGCTGCTCTGATGGCAGTACAGGCCGGTAATCAGAATATACTGTATACGCTCGACCTTACTTCCGGAAAAGCCTCGAATATCGGGACGCTGCCACAAACGGTCATAGACCTGGCGATCCCTACAGATCCGGTAGCGTATGCCGTAGACAATTCCAACAACCTCCAGATATTTAACCCTAACAATCCTATGCCGGTATCCAAATCCATGACAGGAATGCAGAGCGGCGAAAGTATCGTAGGCATCGATTTCAGGCCTGCGAACGGACAGTTGTATGCGATGGGCAGCTCAAGCAGGATGTATACGGTTAATCTGGGTACGGGAACACTGACTGCCGTAGGATCTTCTGCATTCAGCACGCAGCTTTCCGGAACGGATTTCGGATTTGATTTTAACCCTACCGTAGACAGGATCCGTGTGGTGAGCAACACCGGACAGAATTTAAGGCTGAACCCCAATGACGGAACCATTTCAGCGGTCGACCTGACCATCAATCCGGGAACGCCGGCAGTAAGCGCTGCTGCCTATACCAATAATATAGCAGGGGCTACCGCCACTACCCTCTTCGTGATTGATCACAATACCGATAAACTGTACCAGCAGACTCCTCCCAACAATGGTGTCCTGGTAGAAACCGGTCCACTGGGCATCAATATCAGCAGTGCCAACGGTTTTGATATCGGAAGCATGAGCCAGAAAGCCTACCTGATGGCCACGGTAAACGGTGCCACAAAAATTTACACGGTGAATACGACTACAGGTGCTGCTACAGCAGTATCCGATTACCCTAATTCCGTAAAAGCATTTACCATAGGGCTCGGATTTTAA
- a CDS encoding efflux RND transporter permease subunit has protein sequence MNKFIKNIIAFSLKNKAFTFIWVAILAVSGFISFKNMPIEAFPDVTNTQIVIITQWNGRSAEEVERFVTTPIELAMSPVQKKTSVRSTTMFGLSIVKILFDDGVDDTFARNQVNNQLRTVNLPDEVDPEVQPPYGPTGEIFRYTLQSKTKDSRELLTLQNWVIDRALRGVPGVADINVFGGQDKVFELSIDPRALDKYNLTPLQVYDAVTKSNLNVGGDVIEKNGQAYVVRGIGLVKSVADIGNITIQNDSGNPVLVKNVADVHESSMPRVGQAGLNNQEDTVEGIVVMRKGENPREVLVGVKAKIKELNEKILPKDVKMVTFYDRDNLMDFTTHTVMHNLIEGIVLVTVIVLIFMADWRTTLIVSIIIPLSLLFAFLCLKMAGMSANLLSLGAVDFGIIIDGAVVMVEGLFVMLDHKAHKYGNEKFNKMAKAGWIKQTGTGLGKAIFFSKLIIITSLIPIFSFQKVEGKMFSPLAFTLGFALTGALIFTLTLVPVLSHILLNKNVREKNNPFVNFWDRIVLKGFNYTFKHKKLSLIVALSFLAVTLFSGKFLGTEFLPQLNEGSLWITAEMPMSSSLKESLKTADLLKKDIRSFPEVTDVLAQTGRSNDGTDPNGFGFVQFAVNLKPKEEWKRHITYEQLIEEIDKKLRSYQGITFNYSQPISDNVAEAVAGFKAENGIKIYGDNLQTLDRLAEEVLKQIKDINGVKDAGIIKNIGQPEVSVVLDRDKMAAYGVMPDDAQSVLEMAFGGKTASEMFDGERKFPIRLRYEKEYRKDENDIAALMVPTQDGSKIPLKEISTIVKDNGAAFIYRDDIKRYIGIKFSIRDRDLGSTIADAQKAVSKIELPDGYSVGWTGQFENQQRASKRLTQVVPISILGIFFLLFILFGNMKDSLLVLANVPFALIGGIIALHVTGINFGISAGVGMIALLGICIQNGVILITEFHQNVKNGLHLDQAILNGVKSRTRPVIMTALMASIGLMPAALSTGIGSESQKPLAIVIIGGLITATVLTLLIFPIIFWIFNRTKKSQQL, from the coding sequence ATGAATAAATTCATCAAAAATATCATTGCTTTTTCACTGAAGAATAAAGCATTCACATTCATCTGGGTGGCCATCTTAGCGGTTTCAGGCTTTATCAGCTTTAAAAATATGCCTATTGAAGCTTTCCCGGATGTTACCAATACCCAGATCGTGATCATTACCCAATGGAACGGGAGAAGCGCAGAAGAGGTGGAACGTTTCGTAACCACGCCCATTGAGCTTGCCATGAGCCCGGTCCAGAAGAAAACCAGCGTAAGGAGTACCACCATGTTCGGTTTATCCATTGTCAAAATCCTGTTTGATGACGGTGTGGATGATACCTTTGCCAGGAACCAGGTGAATAATCAGCTGAGGACTGTTAACCTTCCCGATGAAGTAGACCCCGAAGTTCAGCCGCCTTACGGACCGACCGGTGAGATCTTCCGTTATACCCTGCAGAGCAAAACCAAAGATTCCCGCGAACTGCTGACTTTGCAGAACTGGGTGATCGACCGAGCCCTGAGGGGCGTTCCGGGCGTAGCCGATATCAATGTTTTCGGAGGACAGGATAAAGTCTTTGAGCTGAGCATCGATCCGAGAGCGCTGGATAAATATAACCTGACCCCATTACAGGTATACGATGCCGTTACGAAAAGCAATCTGAATGTGGGTGGCGATGTGATTGAGAAAAACGGCCAGGCTTATGTGGTGCGTGGAATCGGACTGGTGAAATCCGTAGCCGATATCGGCAATATCACCATACAGAATGACAGCGGGAACCCGGTCCTGGTGAAAAATGTTGCTGATGTTCACGAAAGCTCCATGCCACGGGTAGGGCAGGCCGGACTGAACAATCAGGAAGATACCGTAGAAGGGATCGTTGTGATGAGAAAGGGAGAAAACCCCCGTGAAGTACTGGTTGGAGTAAAAGCGAAGATCAAGGAACTCAACGAAAAAATCCTGCCGAAAGATGTGAAGATGGTCACGTTCTATGACCGCGATAACCTGATGGACTTCACAACCCATACCGTCATGCACAACCTGATTGAAGGCATCGTGCTGGTAACGGTTATCGTGCTGATCTTTATGGCCGATTGGAGGACGACGCTTATTGTTTCCATCATCATTCCGTTGTCGCTGCTCTTTGCATTCCTCTGCCTGAAGATGGCTGGGATGAGCGCCAATCTGCTTTCTTTAGGTGCGGTGGATTTCGGAATTATCATCGATGGTGCCGTCGTCATGGTGGAAGGGCTTTTTGTGATGCTCGACCACAAAGCCCACAAATACGGAAATGAAAAATTCAATAAGATGGCAAAAGCCGGATGGATCAAACAGACCGGGACCGGATTGGGAAAAGCCATTTTCTTTTCAAAGCTGATCATCATTACATCCCTGATCCCGATTTTCTCATTCCAGAAAGTAGAAGGCAAGATGTTCTCACCATTGGCGTTTACTTTAGGGTTTGCTTTAACGGGAGCCCTGATCTTTACCCTTACGCTAGTGCCGGTCCTTTCACATATCCTTTTAAACAAAAACGTACGGGAAAAGAACAATCCGTTTGTAAATTTCTGGGACAGGATCGTGCTCAAAGGATTCAACTATACTTTTAAGCATAAAAAATTAAGCCTTATCGTTGCCCTGTCATTCCTGGCGGTAACCTTATTTTCCGGGAAATTCTTGGGGACTGAGTTCTTACCGCAGCTGAATGAAGGTTCACTCTGGATCACCGCAGAAATGCCGATGAGCTCCTCGCTGAAAGAGTCCCTGAAAACTGCCGACCTCCTGAAAAAGGATATCAGGAGTTTCCCTGAAGTGACGGATGTACTGGCACAGACGGGAAGAAGTAATGACGGTACCGACCCCAATGGATTCGGGTTTGTACAGTTCGCGGTCAACCTTAAACCTAAGGAAGAATGGAAACGCCACATTACTTATGAGCAGCTGATTGAAGAAATTGATAAAAAGCTGAGGTCCTATCAGGGAATCACGTTCAATTATTCCCAGCCGATTTCCGATAACGTGGCTGAAGCCGTAGCCGGTTTCAAGGCAGAAAACGGGATCAAGATCTACGGAGACAACCTTCAGACTCTGGACCGCCTGGCGGAAGAGGTTCTGAAGCAGATAAAAGATATCAACGGGGTGAAGGATGCCGGGATCATCAAAAATATCGGGCAGCCTGAAGTAAGTGTGGTGCTGGACAGGGATAAGATGGCGGCTTACGGAGTCATGCCGGATGATGCACAGTCGGTTCTTGAAATGGCATTCGGAGGGAAAACAGCATCAGAAATGTTTGACGGGGAAAGAAAATTCCCGATCCGCCTCCGGTATGAAAAGGAATACAGGAAAGATGAAAACGATATCGCGGCATTAATGGTTCCTACACAGGACGGGTCTAAAATTCCTTTGAAAGAGATCAGCACGATTGTTAAGGACAACGGGGCCGCTTTCATTTACCGGGATGATATCAAACGGTATATCGGGATCAAGTTTTCCATCCGTGACCGTGATCTGGGAAGCACTATTGCCGATGCACAGAAAGCGGTCTCAAAAATTGAGCTTCCGGATGGGTATTCTGTCGGCTGGACCGGCCAGTTTGAAAATCAGCAGAGAGCCTCAAAAAGACTGACCCAGGTAGTGCCCATCAGTATCCTGGGAATCTTCTTCCTGCTGTTCATCCTGTTCGGGAACATGAAAGACTCCCTTCTGGTGCTGGCGAATGTTCCGTTTGCGCTGATCGGGGGAATCATTGCCCTGCATGTAACCGGAATCAACTTCGGGATTTCTGCCGGGGTAGGAATGATTGCCTTACTGGGAATCTGTATCCAGAACGGCGTTATCCTGATTACGGAATTCCATCAGAATGTCAAGAACGGACTGCATCTGGACCAGGCCATCCTGAACGGGGTGAAATCCAGGACCAGACCTGTGATCATGACCGCCCTGATGGCTTCCATAGGACTGATGCCGGCAGCATTGTCTACGGGAATCGGTTCAGAATCCCAGAAACCGCTGGCCATTGTGATCATCGGAGGGCTGATTACGGCAACAGTGCTTACTTTGCTCATCTTCCCGATTATTTTCTGGATCTTTAACAGGACCAAAAAATCCCAACAACTCTGA
- a CDS encoding efflux RND transporter periplasmic adaptor subunit, with product MKTYITLLWIALSLASCSKKEAEQKPHAKKGFELSNTMLKSIALAKAEKKYIEDDYNFYGKISADKNSYIDVYPLVGGNVLSVNVELGDYVRKGQVLATIRSTELAEVQKDVSDAKTDLVVAQNNLRVAKEMYEGKLNTERDVLEAKSQLQKAQDQLQRAAAVSTVYNVKKGNIYSVVAPISGYIVQKNINKDMQLRSDRSDNIFDVANTTNVWAIMNVNESDIDKISLGMKAEVSTLSYPDKIFYGKIDKIFKIIDPQTNAMQARVVLDNANGLLIPESKATIKVSTSENNMALAIPSKAVIFDDNRNFVVTFKSRTEVKVKEIKVLKQVGDVTYVSDGLSEGEQVVTDNQLLIYRSLNS from the coding sequence ATGAAAACATATATTACCCTTTTATGGATTGCCCTGTCACTGGCCTCATGCTCAAAAAAGGAGGCAGAGCAGAAGCCTCATGCTAAAAAAGGCTTTGAGCTGAGCAATACCATGCTGAAATCCATTGCCCTGGCAAAGGCAGAGAAAAAATACATAGAAGACGACTACAACTTTTACGGAAAAATATCGGCAGATAAAAACAGCTATATCGATGTTTATCCTCTGGTAGGCGGTAATGTGCTGAGCGTGAATGTGGAGCTGGGGGATTATGTACGGAAAGGGCAGGTACTGGCTACCATCAGAAGTACGGAGCTGGCTGAGGTGCAGAAAGATGTGAGCGATGCCAAAACCGACCTGGTAGTAGCCCAGAACAATCTCAGGGTAGCCAAGGAAATGTACGAAGGCAAGCTGAATACGGAACGGGATGTCCTTGAAGCTAAAAGCCAGTTGCAGAAAGCCCAGGACCAGCTGCAGAGAGCAGCTGCGGTAAGTACGGTCTACAATGTGAAAAAAGGAAATATCTACAGTGTGGTGGCGCCCATCAGCGGATACATCGTCCAGAAGAACATCAACAAAGATATGCAGCTGAGAAGCGATCGCAGCGATAATATTTTTGATGTGGCCAATACCACGAATGTTTGGGCGATCATGAATGTGAATGAATCTGATATTGACAAAATAAGCCTCGGAATGAAAGCGGAGGTTTCCACACTTTCGTATCCCGATAAAATATTCTATGGCAAAATAGATAAAATCTTTAAGATCATCGATCCTCAGACCAATGCCATGCAGGCAAGGGTTGTGCTCGACAATGCCAACGGGTTGCTGATCCCGGAAAGCAAGGCGACCATCAAGGTATCCACCTCGGAAAACAATATGGCACTGGCCATTCCTTCCAAAGCGGTCATCTTTGATGATAACAGGAATTTCGTTGTCACCTTTAAATCCAGGACAGAAGTGAAAGTAAAGGAAATAAAGGTGCTGAAACAGGTAGGCGACGTCACCTATGTTTCAGACGGCCTGTCTGAAGGAGAACAGGTAGTTACCGACAACCAGCTTCTGATCTATCGTTCGCTGAACAGCTAA
- a CDS encoding TolC family protein produces MNRIAGLLLIVSSLMAAQQQMSLADCEEAFQKNNLQLLAEQYNINMADADILQAKIWDLPQLSGQINAYNPQGKKLFDAGHAKGAQVTQLIYMGGKKKNEIAFAKSNKELAQLQFTQLMVDLRTQLRTTYFNLYYEKLKLDNVNKQLGYMNDLLSAYRVQTAKGNVSLKDQVRLQSIVIQLNSDKVEINKNILEFEEDLKILTGITDDIDPSLSETEAKDLLSAQPFGDTEELKKKALENNADYQYYLKLIDNSKLYSQWQKSLNVPDVNVGAGWDQNGETFKNEVNLLIGIPLPLWKSNRGNVEKAGYAIQQNQKNADFQKLSLETKVQSAYQIWKNQYEQLTGIQSTDLDNLELVYQGMLKNFRSGNVSLIEFTDFMDSYRDAVLQVYDMKNNLIQSAEKLNELVQTKIFY; encoded by the coding sequence ATGAACAGAATAGCAGGGCTGTTGCTTATCGTCTCCTCGCTGATGGCGGCCCAACAGCAGATGTCTCTGGCAGACTGTGAAGAAGCTTTCCAGAAAAATAACCTTCAGCTTCTTGCCGAGCAGTACAACATCAATATGGCGGATGCAGATATCTTGCAGGCTAAAATCTGGGATCTTCCTCAGCTCAGCGGACAGATCAATGCCTACAATCCGCAAGGCAAAAAACTTTTTGATGCCGGTCATGCGAAAGGAGCCCAGGTAACCCAGCTGATTTATATGGGCGGCAAGAAAAAAAATGAAATCGCTTTTGCCAAATCCAACAAAGAACTGGCCCAGCTCCAGTTTACCCAGCTAATGGTAGATCTCAGGACCCAGCTCAGAACCACCTACTTCAACCTCTACTACGAAAAACTGAAACTGGACAATGTCAATAAGCAGCTCGGATATATGAACGACCTGCTGAGTGCCTACAGGGTTCAGACCGCTAAGGGAAATGTTTCGCTGAAAGATCAGGTCCGCCTTCAGAGCATTGTCATCCAGCTGAACAGTGACAAAGTGGAGATCAATAAAAATATCCTTGAATTTGAGGAAGACCTGAAAATATTAACCGGGATTACCGATGATATTGATCCCAGCCTTTCTGAGACTGAGGCCAAAGACCTGCTTTCTGCCCAGCCTTTCGGCGATACGGAAGAACTGAAGAAAAAAGCGCTGGAAAACAATGCCGATTACCAGTATTACCTGAAACTGATTGATAACAGCAAATTGTACTCCCAGTGGCAAAAATCCCTGAATGTTCCCGATGTTAATGTAGGGGCAGGATGGGACCAGAACGGAGAAACCTTCAAAAATGAGGTCAACCTGCTGATCGGCATCCCGCTTCCGCTGTGGAAAAGCAACCGTGGCAATGTGGAAAAAGCCGGTTATGCCATTCAGCAGAATCAGAAGAATGCGGATTTCCAGAAGCTGAGCCTTGAAACAAAAGTACAGTCGGCCTATCAGATATGGAAAAACCAGTATGAGCAACTCACGGGAATCCAGTCTACAGACCTTGATAATCTTGAATTAGTGTACCAGGGCATGCTTAAAAATTTCAGGAGCGGCAATGTAAGCCTAATTGAATTTACCGATTTTATGGACAGCTACAGGGATGCCGTGCTTCAGGTGTACGATATGAAAAATAATCTGATACAGTCTGCCGAAAAACTTAATGAATTAGTACAAACGAAAATCTTCTATTAA
- a CDS encoding HAMP domain-containing sensor histidine kinase, with protein sequence MSLKRKLALNLSIAFSLLFGIVMVVIYMSFNDFRKEEFKERFRQRLEFTSHFISRSKDFEEEAPLFFNENSDNILLNETILIFNSKKELIYSTIKDQNVSWDDGLLQQLDEKKIVYDENSVPEIYAALRNIKGENYYILTSAYDSNGNSKLLYLKYLLITAYVMSTLLIGLFSYYLLEQFLRPLEELNQEISEVTAHKLTTQIPVKESNDEISVLANSFNTMIARLNDVFQSQRDFTASASHEIRTPITRMAFQLENMIKLGNHSPETISSLKQIQQDVYQLSDLTNSLLLLTKFDKENIQSLYEEVRIDEVIFESFETIEKSYPDLKMDFLISEDTSEQAQFTVSGIQSLLDIVFINLFKNAAIYSDHMEVNVMLTETESSITIDVISHGTTIPETEQQKLFEAFTRGNNAQNTSGSGLGLRIVKRIIEYHGAHIGYLAPDEHTNTFRITFNI encoded by the coding sequence ATGTCTTTAAAACGAAAACTGGCCCTCAACCTCAGCATCGCCTTTTCACTGCTCTTCGGTATCGTGATGGTAGTGATCTATATGTCTTTTAACGACTTCAGGAAGGAAGAATTCAAGGAGCGGTTCAGGCAGCGCCTCGAATTTACCTCCCATTTCATTTCCAGGTCCAAAGATTTTGAGGAGGAAGCGCCGCTTTTCTTTAATGAAAATTCCGATAATATCCTCCTTAATGAAACCATCCTCATATTCAACAGCAAAAAAGAGCTGATCTACAGTACCATTAAGGACCAGAATGTATCCTGGGACGACGGGCTGCTCCAGCAGCTGGATGAAAAGAAAATCGTCTATGACGAAAATTCGGTGCCGGAAATTTATGCAGCCCTGCGGAACATCAAAGGAGAAAATTATTACATCCTTACGAGTGCCTATGACTCCAATGGCAATTCAAAGCTCCTGTATCTGAAATACCTGCTTATTACAGCCTATGTTATGAGCACACTGCTTATCGGCCTTTTCAGCTATTATCTTTTGGAGCAGTTCCTCAGGCCCCTGGAAGAACTGAACCAGGAAATTTCTGAGGTTACTGCCCACAAACTGACCACCCAGATCCCGGTAAAAGAATCCAATGATGAGATCAGTGTCCTGGCCAATTCTTTCAATACCATGATTGCCCGGCTGAATGATGTGTTCCAGTCGCAGAGAGATTTTACGGCCAGTGCTTCCCACGAGATCCGGACGCCCATTACGAGGATGGCTTTTCAGCTTGAAAATATGATCAAGCTTGGAAATCACAGCCCTGAAACCATTTCTTCGCTGAAACAGATCCAGCAGGATGTCTACCAGCTGTCCGACCTTACCAATTCTCTTTTGCTGCTGACAAAATTTGACAAGGAAAATATCCAGAGTCTGTATGAAGAGGTGCGGATTGACGAGGTGATCTTCGAATCTTTCGAAACCATAGAGAAAAGCTATCCTGACCTGAAAATGGATTTCCTCATTTCTGAGGACACTTCCGAACAAGCCCAGTTTACCGTAAGCGGTATACAGTCGCTGCTGGATATTGTGTTCATCAACCTGTTTAAAAATGCGGCGATCTATTCCGATCATATGGAGGTGAATGTGATGCTGACTGAAACGGAATCTTCCATCACCATAGATGTGATATCCCATGGAACCACCATTCCGGAAACAGAACAGCAGAAGCTTTTTGAAGCCTTTACCAGAGGTAACAATGCCCAGAATACTTCCGGCTCCGGCCTGGGACTGCGCATTGTAAAAAGGATTATTGAATACCACGGTGCCCATATCGGCTACCTGGCCCCGGATGAACATACCAATACATTCCGGATCACATTCAATATATGA
- a CDS encoding response regulator transcription factor yields the protein MNILLLEDDLILSAELCKFLESNHFSCHRVYDGETFLNQIKDSSYDLYLLDINVPKINGLEVCQTIRSFDKNTPILIISAYGDISDKKDAFNRLADDYLVKPFQFEELLLRINSLLRRKAPSENSDQEIIRIDDLIINKTEQKVYRSGHEINLTLKEFQLLVYLAEAQGRTVSKQQITEHVWEHNFNTNTNTVEVYINFLRKKIDKDFKVKLIHTRSGFGYYLSPL from the coding sequence ATGAACATTCTTTTACTGGAAGATGACCTGATCCTCTCTGCGGAATTGTGTAAATTTTTAGAATCCAATCATTTCAGCTGTCATAGAGTCTATGACGGTGAAACGTTTCTGAATCAGATCAAAGACAGCAGTTATGACCTGTACCTGCTGGATATCAACGTTCCCAAGATCAACGGCCTGGAAGTATGCCAGACCATCCGTTCTTTCGATAAGAATACACCCATCCTGATTATTTCGGCCTACGGGGATATTTCCGATAAAAAAGATGCCTTCAACAGGCTTGCCGATGATTACCTCGTAAAACCTTTCCAGTTTGAAGAACTGCTGTTGCGGATCAACTCCCTGCTGAGACGTAAGGCACCTTCTGAAAATTCGGACCAGGAAATCATCCGGATCGATGACCTGATCATCAATAAGACCGAACAGAAAGTATACCGCAGCGGCCACGAGATCAACCTCACCCTGAAAGAATTCCAGCTGCTCGTCTATCTTGCGGAAGCCCAGGGAAGAACTGTTTCCAAGCAGCAGATCACCGAGCATGTATGGGAACATAATTTCAATACCAACACCAATACGGTAGAGGTATACATCAACTTCCTGCGGAAAAAGATTGACAAGGACTTTAAAGTAAAACTGATCCATACCCGTTCGGGTTTCGGGTATTACCTAAGCCCTTTATAG
- a CDS encoding OsmC family protein, whose translation MKKTHHYRNKIIWTGNTRSSTKNYRSYERTYTISVEGKADLNGSSDPAFLGNPKLHNPEDLLLASVSSCHLLWYLHLCSVHHILVEEYTDYAEGVMEEQENGSGRFTDIILKPKIRVAQQDMVEKALELHHMAGEYCFIANSLNFKVRHEPEITFGTASDL comes from the coding sequence ATGAAAAAAACACATCATTACAGGAACAAAATCATATGGACCGGAAATACCAGGTCATCCACTAAAAATTACCGTTCATATGAAAGGACCTACACCATCTCTGTTGAAGGTAAAGCTGACCTTAACGGGTCTTCAGATCCTGCATTTTTAGGAAACCCCAAGCTCCACAATCCAGAAGATCTTTTATTAGCCTCCGTTTCTTCATGCCATCTCTTATGGTACCTGCACCTGTGTTCCGTTCATCATATATTGGTAGAGGAATATACTGATTATGCGGAAGGGGTCATGGAAGAGCAGGAAAATGGCAGTGGCCGTTTTACGGATATTATATTGAAACCTAAAATCAGAGTGGCACAGCAGGATATGGTAGAAAAAGCCCTGGAACTTCATCATATGGCGGGTGAATACTGTTTTATTGCCAATTCCCTTAACTTCAAAGTACGGCATGAGCCTGAGATTACCTTTGGAACTGCCAGCGATCTTTAA
- a CDS encoding GLPGLI family protein, translated as MKKIISALLLSAFCYASAQSKQIHIQYTFVRSPVAVLNENLYIKNNEVISIQDSVFTKPVQENSEWISEVQVKAPGSGKPQKRYYISDLKEGGTKHFFFTSSPYSLKDQTNYFIHDEVPKPVWNIDEKTTRKILGYTCIKATTVFRGANITAYFTRELSYPAGPFKFFGLPGLILDVREDGLPYMIWKATAVDPDDTTNINFKPEFRDDPKITMQEFVRKNDELSSQFKSEILKNLPAGAKMESSKKRVQLEKVFEWENPK; from the coding sequence ATGAAAAAAATAATCTCAGCCCTGCTTTTATCAGCCTTCTGCTATGCATCAGCTCAATCTAAGCAGATCCATATACAGTATACCTTTGTCAGGTCACCTGTTGCGGTACTGAATGAAAACCTGTACATCAAAAACAATGAAGTAATTTCGATACAGGACTCCGTATTCACCAAACCTGTGCAGGAAAACTCAGAATGGATATCTGAAGTCCAGGTCAAGGCTCCCGGTTCAGGAAAGCCTCAGAAACGCTATTATATTTCAGACCTGAAGGAGGGTGGAACAAAACATTTCTTTTTCACTTCTTCCCCTTATTCATTGAAAGACCAAACCAATTATTTCATTCATGACGAAGTCCCCAAACCCGTATGGAATATTGATGAGAAAACTACCAGGAAGATATTGGGTTATACATGCATCAAAGCAACCACTGTATTCAGAGGGGCTAACATTACGGCATACTTTACCCGGGAACTTTCTTATCCGGCCGGTCCTTTCAAATTTTTCGGGTTACCGGGATTAATTTTAGATGTCAGGGAAGATGGGCTCCCGTATATGATATGGAAGGCAACGGCTGTTGATCCGGATGATACAACAAACATTAACTTCAAACCGGAATTCAGGGATGATCCTAAAATCACCATGCAAGAATTTGTCCGTAAGAATGATGAGCTTTCAAGCCAATTCAAGAGTGAGATCCTGAAAAACCTTCCGGCAGGCGCAAAGATGGAAAGCAGTAAGAAAAGGGTTCAGCTGGAGAAGGTCTTTGAATGGGAAAATCCAAAATAA